One window from the genome of Ciconia boyciana chromosome 8, ASM3463844v1, whole genome shotgun sequence encodes:
- the CISD1 gene encoding CDGSH iron-sulfur domain-containing protein 1 has product MGLGQNSAVRVEWIAAVSLAAGAAAVGYLAYKKFLSKDKCCKAMVNPHIQKDNPKVVHAFDMEDLGDKAVYCRCWRSKKFPLCDGSHTKHNEETGDNVGPLIIKRKEA; this is encoded by the exons TTGAATGGATTGCTGCAGTCTCTTtagctgctggagcagctgctgttggTTATCTAGCTTACAAAAAATTTCTCTCTAAAGACAAATGCTGCAAAGCAATGGTGAATCCCCATATCCAGAAGGATAACCCCAAGGTAGTTCATGCATTTGATATGGAAGATCTGGGAGACAAGGCTGTGTACTGTCGTTGTTGGAGATCTAAGAAG ttcccGCTGTGTGATGGCTCTCACACAAAGCACAACGAGGAGACTGGTGACAACGTTGGGCCTCTGATCATCAAGAGGAAGGAGGCATAG